GCGATCGAAGCTTCGCGCGAACTGATCGAGAAGGGCATCCCGACCTTCGGCATCTGCCTCGGCCACCAGATCATGGCGCTGGCCTCCGGCGCCAAGACCGTGAAGATGAAGTTCGGCCACCACGGCGCCAACCACCCGGTGCAGGACCTGGACAGCAAGCAGGTCCTGATCACGTCCCAGAACCACGGCTTCGCGGTCGACGCCGCCACGCTGCCTTCCAACTGCCGCGTGACCCACGTCTCGCTGTTCGACGGCTCGCTGCAGGGTTTCGAGCGCACCGACAAGCCGGCCTTCTGCTTCCAGGGCCACCCGGAAGCCTCGCCGGGGCCGACCGACGTCGCCTATCTGTTTGACCGTTTCATTAGCAAGATGAGCAGCAACATGACTGCCGCCCGCGGAGAATAATACATGCCAAAACGTAGTGACATCAAAAGCATCCTGATCATTGGCGCGGGCCCGATCGTCATCGGCCAGGCAGTGGAATTCGATTACTCCGGCGCCCAGGCCTGCAAGGCCCTGCGCGAAGAAGGCTACAAGGTCATCCTGGTCAATTCGAACCCGGCGACCATCATGACCGACCCGGAAACGGCCGACGTCACCTATATCGAGCCGATCACCTGGAAGGCGGTCGAGCGCATCATCGACAAGGAGCGTCCCGACGCGATCCTGCCGACCATGGGCGGCCAGACCGCGCTGAACTGCGCGCTCGACCTGCACCGCCACGGCGTGCTGGACAAGTACAAGGTCGAGCTGATCGGCGCGACCCCGGAAGCCATCGACAAGGCCGAAGACCGTTCGAAATTCAAGGACGCGATGACCAAGATCGGCCTGGGTTCGGCCAAGTCGGGCGTCGCGCACACGATGGACGAGTCGCGCGCCGTGCAGCGCGAGCTCGGCTTCCCGGTCATCATCCGTCCGTCGTTCACGATGGGCGGCTCGGGCGGCGGCATCGCCTACAACGAAGAAGAATTCGAAGCGATCTGCAAGCGCGGCCTGGAAGCCTCGCCGACCTCGGAACTGCTGATCGAAGAATCGCTGCTCGGCTGGAAAGAGTACGAGATGGAAGTCGTCCGCGACAAGAAGGACAACTGCATCATCGTCTGCTCGATCGAAAACCTGGATCCGATGGGCGTGCACACCGGCGACTCGATCACCGTCGCGCCGGCGCAGACGCTGACCGACAAGGAATACCAGATCATGCGCAACGCCTCGATCGCGGTGCTGCGCGAGATCGGCGTCGACACCGGCGGCTCGAACGTGCAGTTCTCGATCAACCCGAAAGACGGCCGCATGATCGTCATCGAGATGAACCCGCGCGTGTCGCGTTCCTCGGCGCTGGCCTCGAAAGCGACCGGCTTCCCGATCGCCAAGGTGGCCGCCAAGCTGGCCATCGGCTACACGCTGGACGAGCTGCGCAACGAGATCACCGGCGGCGCGACCCCGGCCTCGTTCGAGCCGTCGATCGACTACGTCGTGACCAAGATCCCGCGTTTCACGTTCGAGAAATTCCCGACCGCGGACAAGCACCTGACCACGCAGATGAAGTCGGTCGGCGAAGTCATGGCGATGGGCCGCACCTTCCAGGAATCGTTCCAGAAGGCGCTGCGCGGCCTGGAAGTCGGCGTCGACGGCCTGAACGAAAAGACGCGCGACCGCGAGAAGATCGAGGAAGAGCTGGGCGAGCCGGGACCGGACCGCATCTGGTACGTGGGCGACGCGTTTGCCCAGGGCTTCACGCTGGAAGAAGTGCACGGCCTGACCAAGATCGATCCGTGGTTCCTGATCCAGATCAAGGAAATCGTCGACATCGAGCTGTGGCTGGATCACCAGAAGCTGGAAAGCCTGGACAAGCCGACGCTGTACAAACTGAAGCAAAAGGGCTTCTCGGACCGCCGCCTGGCCTTCCTGATGCAGACCACGCCGCAGGCGGTGCGCGAGAAGCGCCACGCTTTGGGTATCCGTCCGGTCTACAAGCGCGTCGACACCTGCGCCGCCGAGTTCGCCACCAACACCGCCTACATGTACTCGACCTACGACGAGGAGTGCGAGGCCAACCCGACCGACAAGAAGAAGATCATGGTGCTGGGCGGCGGTCCGAACCGCATCGGCCAGGGCATCGAGTTCGACTACTGCTGCGTGCACGCGGCGCTGGCGATGCGCGACGACGGCTACGAGACCATCATGGTCAACTGCAATCCGGAGACCGTGTCGACCGACTACGACACGTCGGACCGCCTGTACTTCGAATCGCTGACGCTGGAAGACGTGCTCGAGATCGTCGACCTGGAAAAGCCCGAAGGCGTGATCGTCCAGTACGGCGGCCAGACTCCGCTGAAACTCGCGCTCGACCTGGAAGCCAACGGCGTGCCCATCATCGGCACCTCGCCGGACATGATCGACGCCGCCGAAGACCGCGAGCGTTTCCAGCAGCTGCTGCAAAAGCTCGGCTTGCGCCAGCCGCCGAACCGCACCGCGCGCACCGAAACCGAAGCGCTCGCCCTGGCCAACGAGATCGGCTACCCGCTGGTGGTGCGTCCTTCGTACGTGCTGGGCGGCCGCGCGATGGAAATCGTGCACGAGCAGCGCGACCTCGAGCGCTACATGCGCGAAGCGGTCAAGGTGTCGAACGATTCGCCGGTGCTGCTGGACCGCTTCCTGAACGACGCGATCGAAGTCGACGTCGACTGCATCTCGGACGGCGTCACCACCTTTATCGGCGGCGTGATGGAGCACATCGAACAGGCCGGCGTGCACTCGGGCGACTCGGCCTGCTCGCTGCCGCCGTACTCGCTGTCGCAAGAGACCATCGACGAACTCAAGCGCCAGACCTCGCTGATGGCCAAGGGCCTGGACGTGGTCGGCCTGATGAACGTGCAGTTCGCGATCCAGCAGTCCGAAGTCGACGGCAAGACCGTGGATACCGTGTACGTCCTGGAAGTGAACCCGCGCGCCTCGCGCACCGTGCCGTTCGTCTCGAAGGCGACCGGCCTGCAGCTGGCCAAAATCGCCGCGCGCTGCATGGTCGGCCAGACCTTGGAACAGCAGGGCATCACGAAAGAGATCGTCCCGCCGTTCTACAGCGTCAAGGAAGCCGTGTTCCCGTTCGTGAAGTTCCCGGGCGTCGACACCATCCTCGGCCCCGAGATGAAGTCGACCGGCGAAGTCATGGGCGTGGGCCAGACCTTCGGCGAAGCCTTCGTGAAGTCGCAGCTGGCGGCCGGCATCACGCTGCCCAAGTCCGGCAACGTGTTCCTGTCGGTGAAGTCCTCGGACAAGCCGCGCACCGTCAAGCTGGCGCGCGAACTCGTCAACCTGGGCTTCACGCTGGTGGCGACCAAGGGCACCGCGGCCGTCATTTCCGCCGCCGGCATCCCGGTCAGCCCGGTCAACAAGGTGGTCGAAGGCCGGCCGCACATCGTCGACATGATCAAGAACCACGAGATCGCGATGGTCGTGAACACGGTCGAGGAAAAGCGCAATGCGATCGCCGACTCGCGCACCATCCGCACCTCGGCGCTGCAGGCGCGCGTCGTGACCTACACGACGATCGCCGGCGCGGAAGCGGCGGTGCAGGGCATGGGCTACATCGACGATCTGCGTGTCTACGATTTACAAGGCCTGCATAAGACCTTAAACTAAAGGGGACTCGCAAACCTGCTGCGCGTTGCCACGCCGGCCGGCGATGCTCGCTGTACTTGAGTACAGCTGCGCTTCTTGGCCACCGTGGCCGCCGCTCGCTACGGTTTTCGAGGCCCCCGATGCGTCGGGGGTTTGCATATCAGTAAAACCACAGTGTTCGCGCGGCGTGCGTCGCGTGATCCTGTGGTTTTAACTTTTTTAATACTAAATATACATCCATGAACACTCCATTGACCAAACACGGCGCCGAACTCCTGAAGGAAGAGCTGCACCAGCTCAAGACCAAGGAGCGCCGCAGTGTGATCGATGCGATCGCCGAAGCGCGTTCGCACGGCGACCTGTCGGAAAACGCCGAGTACGACGCGGCCAAGGAGCGCCAGGCCTTCGTCGAAGGCCGGATCGCGGAACTGGAGCAGAAGCTCTCGACCGCCCAGGTCATCGACCCGTCCACGCTCGACGCCGAAGGCCGCGTCGTGTTCGCCTCCACCGTCGACCTCGAAGACCTGGACAACGGCCAGAAGGTCACCTACCAGATCGTCGGCATCGACGAAGCCGACCTGAAGCAGAACAAGGTCTCGGTTACCTCGCCGATCGCGCGCGCGCTGATCGGCAAATACGCCGGCGACGTGGTCGAGGTGCAAGCCCCGTCCGGCCCGCGCGAATACGAAATCCTCGAAGTCCGTTATATCTGAGCGTTGACGCTTTGATCAACAACAAGGCGATTGTCAACGCACGTCTGTTGCTGGCCGCCCTGTGGGCCGGCAGCGTGTGGGCAGTCAGCTACCTGGCCGCGCCGAGCGCCTTCAGCGTGCTGGGCAGCACCCAGGCCGGCGACGTCGTCGCCGTCATGCTGACGCGCTCGGCCTGGCTGGCGATCGTGCTGGCCGTGCTGCTGGCGCCCCTGGTCGCGCGCGCGCCCGACCTCGACGCGCGGCGGCGGCGTTGGCTGTTCGGCCTGATCGCGGCGATGCTGGCCTGCAGCCTGGGCGTCTACCTCGGCCTGCAGCCGGCCATGGCGGCGATCCGTGCGGCGGCCGGGCCGGCCGGCGTGCGCGCGTCGCCGCAATACGGGACCTTCATGGCGCTGCACGGGGCGTCGCAAGTGCTGTACCTGCTCGAGAGTATTCTGGGCGCGCTGCTGGTGGTGAAGAGCCGCTAGTGCTCGCGCGGCGGCAGGCGAAAAAAAACCGGGGCAGCGGCCCCGGTGCATGTTATAAAAACGGCCCTTATTTATTGAGCGCGTTTTTCTTGCTGCTGGCCTGGCGCGGCTTGGCGCGCTTGATGTTGCCGCCCTGGGTGACGCGTTCGTTACCCTTGAGCAGGACCTTGGTGACGGTCGGTTTTTTCGTGCCGCTCGGGCTCGGTTTGACGATGGTGACTTCGCGCAGGCCCTTGCCGGCCTTGCCCGAGCGTTCCTTGACTTCATCTTTCTTCGGGCGATACAGCACCAGCAGCTTGCCGATGTGCTGGACCGGGGCTGCGTCGAGGTCTTCGCAGATCTGTTCGTAGATCGCGACGCGCTCTTCGCGGTCGTCGCCGAATACGCGCACCTTGATCAGGCCGTGCGCATCCAGGCTGGACGAGATTTCTTTCAGGACGGCCTCGGTCAGGCCGGCTTCGCCGATCATCACGACGGGATTGAGTCCGTGGGCTTCCGCACGCAGGGCAGAACGCTCGGCCGGTGTAAGTTTGATCATAATAATTTTTTGATGGTACCAATAAAAGCAGTATTCTACGCGAATGGCCAAGAACAAATTCAATAAAAACTGGATTCACGACCACATTAACGACCCTTACGTGAAATTAGCGCAAAAAGAGGGGTTCCGGGCACGCGCGGCCTACAAATTGAAGGAAATCGACGAGGAGGAAAAACTGATCCGGCCGGGCCAGGTCATCGTCGACCTCGGCTGTACGCCCGGCAGCTGGGGCCAGTACACGCGGCGCAAGCTGGCCGGCGGCGACGAGGGCGGCATCAAGGGCACGATGATCGGCCTGGACATCCTGCCGATGGAGCCGATAGCCGACATGCACTTTATTCAAGGTGATTTCCGCGAGGAAGAGGTGCTCGCCCAATTGGCTGATATCCTGGAAGGGCGCCAGGCCGATCTGGTGCTGTCCGACATGGCGCCGAATTTGTCGGGTATCCCAACCGCCGACGCGGCACGTATGGAGCACTTGATCGATCTTGCTATTGAGTTCTCGCAAATGCACCTCAAGCCAACCGGCGCATTGTTAGTGAAATGTTTCAAGGACATGGGGTTTACGCAGAACGTCGAGAAGTTCCGCGACGAGTTCAAAGTGGTCAAGCAGATCAAGCCCAAGGCCAGCCGCGACAAATCGTCGGAAATCTTTTTGCTGGGCCGGGGTCTGAAAAATCCAAGCGCCTGAAAAAGCCGGGCGGAAACTGCTGAAACCAAGGATTTTGCTCCAATCGCTCTTGATATTTGGGAGCACAACCACACATCACCCGTGGGCGATCAGTCCTGGAGCCGGTTCTCTCGTCGCTGAGCGAGCTTTCGTGCGCAGCGGAAATGAAAACCCGTTATAGTTACGTTAAGGCTTGACAAGCGGCGTGCGTGGCACGGCCCGCTTATTGCGGTAAAATCCGCGTTTGAACCAATGGGAAAAGATGCGTCCGCATCAGAGGAGTTTTCGTGAATAATATGTTTTCCAAATCCGCCATATGGGTGGTGGTCGCGCTGCTGTTGTTCATGCTGTTCAAGCAGTTCGACAACCACAGCGCCTCGGGCGGCAGCAAGACGATTGCTTATTCCGAGCTGCTCGATGACGTCAAGGCTAAAAAGGTCAAGGATGTCGTCATCGAAGGGACGAGCATCACGGCAACCCTCAACGACGATTCGCGCGTACGCGCAACCGCGACCATGCTGGATCGCGGCCTGATCGGCGACCTGCGCGACAACAACGTGCACTTCGACGTCAAGCCGCCCGAGGAGCCGTCGTTCCTGCAGCAAGTATTCATCTCCTGGTTCCCGATGCTGCTGTTGATCGGGGTCTGGGTATTCTTCATGCGCCAGATGCAAGGCGGTGGCAAGGGCGGGGCTTTCTCGTTCGGCAAGTCGAAGGCGCGCATGATGGATGAGACCAATAACACCGTCACCTTCTCCGATGTCGCCGGCTGCGACGAGGCGAAGGAAGAAGTCGGCGAAATCGTCGATTTCCTGAAGGACCCGACCAAGTTCCAGAAGCTGGGCGGCCGTATCCCGCGCGGCGTGCTGATGGTCGGTCCCCCGGGTACCGGCAAGACCCTGCTGGCGCGCGCCATCGCCGGCGAAGCGAAAGTGCCGTTCTTCTCGATCTCCGGCTCGGACTTCGTCGAGATGTTCGTCGGCGTCGGTGCGAGCCGTGTGCGCGACATGTTCGAGAACGCCAAGAAGCACTCGCCTTGCATCATCTTCATCGACGAGATCGACGCGGTCGGCCGTCACCGCGGCGCCGGCATGGGCGGCGGCAACGACGAACGTGAACAGACCCTGAACCAGCTGCTGGTGGAGATGGACGGTTTCGAAGCGTCGTCGGGCGTGATCGTGATCGCCGCGACCAACCGCGCCGACGTGCTGGACAAGGCGCTGCTGCGTCCGGGCCGTTTTGACCGCCAGGTGATGGTTGGCCTGCCGGACATCCGCGGCCGCGAGCAGATCCTGAACGTGCACATGCGTAAAGTGCCGATCGGTACCGACGTGAAAGCCGACATCCTGGCGCGCGGCACCCCGGGCTTCTCGGGCGCCGATCTCGCCAATCTGGTCAACGAAGCAGCCCTGTTCGCCGCGCGCCGCAGCAAGCGCCTGGTCGAGATGAGCGACTTCGAAGACGCCAAGGACAAGATCTACATGGGTCCGGAGCGCAAGTCGATGGTGATGCGCGAGGAAGAGCGCCGCAACACGGCCTATCACGAGTCGGGCCACGCGGTGATCGCCAAGCTGTTGCCGAAGGCCGATCCGGTGCACAAGGTCACGATCATGCCGCGCGGTTATGCGCTCGGCCTGACCTGGCAGCTGCCCGAGCACGACAGCCTGTCGGGCTACAAGGACAAGATGCTGGAAGAGATCTCGATCCTGTTCGGCGGCCGTCTTGCCGAGGAAATCTTCGTCGGCCAGATGTCGACCGGCGCCTCGAACGACTTCGCCCGCGCCACCAAGCTGGCCCGCTCGATGGTGACCCGCTTCGGCATGTCGGAGAGCATGGGCGTGATGGTGTACGAGGACGACGCGAACGACGGCTTCTTTGGCGGTTCCGTCAAGACCATCTCGGAAGCGACCCAGCAGAAAGTCGATGCCGAGATCCGCAATATTCTCGACAACCAGTACAGCCTGGCGCGCCGCCTGCTCGAGGACAACCGCGATAAGGTCGAAATGATGACCAAGGCCCTGCTCGAATGGGAAACCATCGATGCCGACCAGATCAACGACATCATGGCCGGTCGTGATCCGCGTCCGCCGAAGACCCCGACGCTGACCAAGCGCAATCCGCCGAGCGACAATGGCGGCGTGCCGCAAACCACGACGGCGCCGGCCTGATTCTTCGCCTGGCAAGTAATACGCCAACGAAAAGACACCCCGCGGGGTGTCTTTTTTTTTGTCCAGCGATTATCGTGCGTATTTGCGTCTTTTGTTTCAGGTGGTTCGATCATGTGTCAGTATTTTCAATGCGGCCGTTTCGGCTTCGACCTCGCCCAGCGTCCCCTGGTCATGGGTATCCTCAACGCCACTCCCGATTCGTTCTCGGACGGCGGCCGCTACCAGGCGCTCGAATTCGCGATGGAGCGCGCCGAGCAGATGATCAAGGATGGCGTCGACATCATCGATATCGGTGGCGAATCTACACGGCCGGGCTCGCCCAGCGTGCCGCTGGCGCAGGAACTCGACCGCATCATGCCCGTCATCTATGGCTTGCGCGAACTGGGCTATCCCTTGTCGATCGATACCTGCAAACCCGAGGTGATGCGCGAAGCCATCATCGCCGGCGCCGACATGATCAACGACATCAACGCTTTCCGCGCGCCCGGCGCGATCGATGCCGTCAAGGATGGCGATTGCGGCCTGTGTGTCATGCACATGCAGGGCACCCCGCAGGACATGCAGGCGCAGCCGCATTACGAGGACGTGGTGGCGGAAGTGGTCGCCTTCCTGCGCCAACGTGTCGACGCCTTGCTGGCGGCAGGTGTTGTACCGGAGCGCGTCACGATTGACCCGGGATTTGGCTTTGGCAAGACTGTCGAGCATAATGTCGCCTTGCTTCGCAGCATCGGACGCATGCAGTACGAACTGGGCTTGCCCGTACTGGCCGGTCTGTCGCGCAAGTCGATGATCGGCGCGCTCACCGGGCGTCCCCTGGAGCAGCGCCAGGCCGGCAGCATCGGCGGTGCATTGGCTGCGGTAGCGCAGGGCGCGCGCATCGTGCGGGTCCATGATGTGGCAGAAACGGTGGACGCGCTGAAGGTCTGGAACGCGGGCACCACGGAAATTTAACGAACAACGAGAAATACAGATGGCACGCAAATATTTTGGTACGGATGGCGTACGCGGCCTGGTGGGCGAAGCGCCCATCACCCCCGATTTCGTGATGCGCCTCGGCTACGCAGCCGGCAAGGTGCTGGCCAAGGGCAAGACGAGCGCCAGCGGCCGGCCGAATGTGCTGATCGGCAAGGACACACGCATCTCCGGCTACATGCTCGAGGCCGCGCTGGAAGCGGGCTTTTCGGCGGCCGGTGTCGACGTCATGCTGGCCGGCCCGATGCCGACCCCGGCGATTGCCTACCTGACGCGTGCGCTGCGCCTGCAGGCCGGCGTGGTGATTTCGGCTTCGCACAACCCGTTCCAGGACAACGGCATCAAGTTCTTCTCCGGACACGGCACCAAGCTGCCGGACGCGGTCGAACTCGAGATCGAAGCCGCGCTCGACCAGCCGATGGGCTGCGTCTCGTCCGAAAAGCTGGGCCGCGCGAGCCGCCTGCGCGACGCCCAGGGCCGCTACATCGAATTCTGCAAGGGCACCTTCCCGAACGAGCTCGACCTACGCGGCCTGAAGATCGTCGTCGATTGCGCCCACGGCGCCGCCTACAACATCGCCCCGCATGTGTTCCATGAACTCGGCGCCGAAGTCATCGAACTGGGCACCAAGCCCGACGGCTTCAACATCAACGACGGCGTCGGCGCGACGTCGCCCAAGGCGATGGCCAAGGCCGTGGTCGAGCACGGCGCCGACCTCGGCATCGCGCTCGACGGCGACGCCGATCGCCTGATCATGTGCGACGCCACCGGCCGCCTGTACAACGGCGACGAGCTGCTGTACGTCATGGTGCGCGCCCGCATGGCGACCGGCAAGGTCGACGGCGCAGTGGGCACGCTGATGACCAATATGGCGCTCGAAGTCGCGTTCAAGGAAATGGGCGTGGGTTTCGCGCGCGCGAAGGTCGGCGACCGCTACGTGCTGGAGATGATGCAGGAGCGCGGCTGGCTGTTCGGCGGCGAAGGTTCGGGCCACCTGCTGGCGCTGGACAAGCACAGCACCGGCGACGGCATCGTGTCGGCGCTGCAGGTCTTGTCGGCGCTCAAGCGCGACAACCAGTCGCTGGCCGACTGCTGCAGCGGCCTGAAGCTGTTCCCGCAGACCCTGATCAACGTCCGCGTCCAGCCCGGCTTCGACTGGACCAGGAACGCTTCGATGGTCGCCGAAAAGGAAGCGGTCGAACGCGAGCTGGGCGACGACGGCCGCGTGCTGATCCGCGCATCCGGCACCGAGCCGCTGGTGCGCGTGATGGTCGAGGCGCGCGACGCCGAGTTGGCCGAGCGAATGGCCAAGCGCATCGCCGCGCGTGTGGAGGCTTAACCGGGGTCGACGGGCAGCTTCATTGACGCTGCCCGGCCTACGGGGTATGATCGGCGCAATCGGAGTGTAGCGCAGCCCGGTAGCGCACCTGCTTTGGGAGCAGGGGGTCCAAGGTTCGAATCCTTGTACTCCGACCACCGTTTCGACAACGGGCTGTCCTCGACGGCCCGTTTTCATTTCGTGCACGGCCCATCCGGCTGCGTATCGTCACAGAGACTGCCCATAGCTCAGTTGGATAGAGCATCAGCCTTCTAAGCTGAGGGTCGCTGGTTCGAACCCAGCTGGGCAGGCCAATCACCTCATGTACTCAACGATACCGATTCGCCGATGATCGTCTCCGGATCCGTCTGCGATTGCGCCGGCTTTACCGCGGACCGCGCACTTGCGAAACGCATCAAAGGCAGCTCGACGTATTGGTAGGAGGCGAATGCGAGCAGGAATACGCCACCGAGTGCAATCAGCACGTAGAAAGGCGGCATTTCCGGATGACTCGCAGTGGCAAGCTGCTGCCACAGATATACGGTAAAAGAAATCTTTCCGAGATGGCAGACGGTGCGGTTCAGGAACAGGCCTCCGACCAGGCGGTTCGATACCGGCGTTGCCAGCACGGCAGCGCAAATCAGGACCGGCACGACCATGACGTCGACCAGACGCTGCAGCGTATACGGAAGCGTCACGACCAAGCCAAGCACGAAGATCGCGCAGCACAATGCCGCCCACGACGGTAGCGCGATTTTTCTCAGATGAGGCGCAATGTCATCCCAGTAGGCGCCGGCAACGCATCCGGTCAACATATACGAAAACACCGTAGCGAATTCCGCTACATGGTCGAATCCCGATCGTCCCGCAATCAGCGCGCCGCCCATCGTCGCCAGGGTCGATATCAGCAGCGTGCGGCGTCCGCCCATAATGGTCGACAAAACAAATACAAAGGGAAAAACCAGGTAAAACTGCTCCTCGTAGGCCAGACTCCAGGTATGCGCAAGGTACCAGCCGCAGGCTGCTTCGAGGTTGCAGGTAAACAGCGCCGCTCGGGCAAATTGGCGCCCTTGCACATCGATTGCGCCGGACAGCGAGAAGAATAGCAGCGCCAGCATGTACAAACCCAGCGGCGGCACGATCCTGAAAAACCGGCGCAGGTAAAACTCCCTGATGTCGACTTTGCGGGCCGTGGTTTGTTCACGCACGAGGCCGCGGCAGATGACGTAGCCGCTGATGCAAAAGAAGATCAGGACGCCGAGATGCCCGAACTTCCACGACCTGGAAAGGATGCCAGCCCACACGTGCCCGCCGTACCACGGGTGGCTATAGCTCGTCACGTGATGCACCAACACCATCAGGACGGCGATACAGCGCCAAGCGTCGATATGCTGAATGCGTGAAGCTTGGGTCATTTATTCGTTCCGGTCGCGCCAATGTATGCGTAAAGATGATTTACTCCATCGAATATTATATATATGCAATGATAGTGTTCGCTAATTAATTCCAGCGATGTGTCTCGGCAGACACATCTGACTGAATAAGCCTTACGCCGCCTCACGCCATGGGAGCATGCGCTTCGTTGCCCTCGTGCTAGAGGACGCCGTCTGCTGAGGCTTCGTGTTAGTGTCCATTTTTACAATGACGATGGTCGACACGGGGGGAGCACATGCGGTTTCAAGGATTGCTGGGACGCGCCGTCATGCTGGCGGCGCTGACAGGTTTGATCAACGTCAACGTTCATGCTCAGCAATCGGCGTCCGCGACAGCCGGACAGGTGTATTCGCTCAAGCTGCCTGCGGGAGGCGCGAATGCAGGTACGAGGCCTGCCGACCAGGGCAGTGGCAGTGTGCAATTCATCGGCACGGCGACCGTGCTGATCCGCTATCAGGGTTTCACGATCCTCACCGATCCGAATTTCCTGCACAAGGGCGAAAAAGTGCACCTCGGCTATGGCCTGACTTCGACGCGCCTGACCAATCCAGCGATCGACCTCGACAAGCTGCCGCCGATCGATTTGGTCGTCCTCTCGCACATGCATGAAGACCATTTCGACCGTTTCGTGCAGACCCACCTCGACAAGAACATCCCGATCGTAACGACCAAGGAAGCGTCCGAAGCCTTGAAAAAGCTCGGTTTCACGCGCGGCTACGGGCTGTCGAAATGGGATGCGGTCGAGGTCGAGAAGGGCGATGCGCGGCTGCGGATTACCGCCGTCCCCGGGCGCCACGGCAAGGATGGCATGCAGGCGCTGCTGCCGAGCGTGATGGGTTCGGTGCTCGATTTCGGTCCCCACGTCGGCACGCCCAGCTACCGCATGTACGTCAGCGGCGACACGCTGATCTACGACGACCTGAAAAATATACCGCAGCGCTTTCCCGGTGTCGACCTGGCCTTGCTGCACCTGGGCGGTACCCGCATCCTGAGCACGTTCAAGGTGACGATGGATGGCAAGGATGGCGTACAACTGATGCAGATCATCCAGCCACGACACGCAATCCCAATCCATTACGACGATTACGATGTGTTCAAGTCGCCGCTGTCCGATTTCGCGCGCGAAGTGAAAGCGGCCGGGCTGGACCGGCAGGTCAGCTATCTCGCGCATGGCGAAACCTACACGTTCAAGCCGAACTCGCGCTGATCGTTGCGCCCAGGCGCCGGCCTGGCGCTATTCGCGTTCTTCGGTGCGCGGCGCCAGCGTCGGGTCGATGTCGAACGGCCAGCCGCTCGGCGGCGCGACGCTGCGCTGGAACTCGTGCGGCATCAGGATCGGCACCTGCAGGCACACGCTTTGGGTCGGCAACACTTCCATCCAGTCACGCACCAGTTCCTTGTAGGCGATGCCGACCGGACGGATGTTGCGGTCGAGGTCGTATAAACCGAGCGTGTTGACGGTGCCGTTGTTTTCGCGCAGCGCGCTGTCCCAGTCGACCTGGTCGGTCAGCGAATACCAGGTAAAGCCGACCAGCGGCACGCCATTGTTGCGCACGCGCAGGACGTTCGCCCATTCCTTGCGCAGCCAGTGTACGGCTTCGTCGCCGCGCGGTC
This genomic stretch from Massilia sp. 9096 harbors:
- the ftsH gene encoding ATP-dependent zinc metalloprotease FtsH encodes the protein MNNMFSKSAIWVVVALLLFMLFKQFDNHSASGGSKTIAYSELLDDVKAKKVKDVVIEGTSITATLNDDSRVRATATMLDRGLIGDLRDNNVHFDVKPPEEPSFLQQVFISWFPMLLLIGVWVFFMRQMQGGGKGGAFSFGKSKARMMDETNNTVTFSDVAGCDEAKEEVGEIVDFLKDPTKFQKLGGRIPRGVLMVGPPGTGKTLLARAIAGEAKVPFFSISGSDFVEMFVGVGASRVRDMFENAKKHSPCIIFIDEIDAVGRHRGAGMGGGNDEREQTLNQLLVEMDGFEASSGVIVIAATNRADVLDKALLRPGRFDRQVMVGLPDIRGREQILNVHMRKVPIGTDVKADILARGTPGFSGADLANLVNEAALFAARRSKRLVEMSDFEDAKDKIYMGPERKSMVMREEERRNTAYHESGHAVIAKLLPKADPVHKVTIMPRGYALGLTWQLPEHDSLSGYKDKMLEEISILFGGRLAEEIFVGQMSTGASNDFARATKLARSMVTRFGMSESMGVMVYEDDANDGFFGGSVKTISEATQQKVDAEIRNILDNQYSLARRLLEDNRDKVEMMTKALLEWETIDADQINDIMAGRDPRPPKTPTLTKRNPPSDNGGVPQTTTAPA
- the folP gene encoding dihydropteroate synthase, whose translation is MCQYFQCGRFGFDLAQRPLVMGILNATPDSFSDGGRYQALEFAMERAEQMIKDGVDIIDIGGESTRPGSPSVPLAQELDRIMPVIYGLRELGYPLSIDTCKPEVMREAIIAGADMINDINAFRAPGAIDAVKDGDCGLCVMHMQGTPQDMQAQPHYEDVVAEVVAFLRQRVDALLAAGVVPERVTIDPGFGFGKTVEHNVALLRSIGRMQYELGLPVLAGLSRKSMIGALTGRPLEQRQAGSIGGALAAVAQGARIVRVHDVAETVDALKVWNAGTTEI
- the glmM gene encoding phosphoglucosamine mutase is translated as MARKYFGTDGVRGLVGEAPITPDFVMRLGYAAGKVLAKGKTSASGRPNVLIGKDTRISGYMLEAALEAGFSAAGVDVMLAGPMPTPAIAYLTRALRLQAGVVISASHNPFQDNGIKFFSGHGTKLPDAVELEIEAALDQPMGCVSSEKLGRASRLRDAQGRYIEFCKGTFPNELDLRGLKIVVDCAHGAAYNIAPHVFHELGAEVIELGTKPDGFNINDGVGATSPKAMAKAVVEHGADLGIALDGDADRLIMCDATGRLYNGDELLYVMVRARMATGKVDGAVGTLMTNMALEVAFKEMGVGFARAKVGDRYVLEMMQERGWLFGGEGSGHLLALDKHSTGDGIVSALQVLSALKRDNQSLADCCSGLKLFPQTLINVRVQPGFDWTRNASMVAEKEAVERELGDDGRVLIRASGTEPLVRVMVEARDAELAERMAKRIAARVEA
- a CDS encoding acyltransferase; translated protein: MTQASRIQHIDAWRCIAVLMVLVHHVTSYSHPWYGGHVWAGILSRSWKFGHLGVLIFFCISGYVICRGLVREQTTARKVDIREFYLRRFFRIVPPLGLYMLALLFFSLSGAIDVQGRQFARAALFTCNLEAACGWYLAHTWSLAYEEQFYLVFPFVFVLSTIMGGRRTLLISTLATMGGALIAGRSGFDHVAEFATVFSYMLTGCVAGAYWDDIAPHLRKIALPSWAALCCAIFVLGLVVTLPYTLQRLVDVMVVPVLICAAVLATPVSNRLVGGLFLNRTVCHLGKISFTVYLWQQLATASHPEMPPFYVLIALGGVFLLAFASYQYVELPLMRFASARSAVKPAQSQTDPETIIGESVSLST
- a CDS encoding MBL fold metallo-hydrolase, with product MRFQGLLGRAVMLAALTGLINVNVHAQQSASATAGQVYSLKLPAGGANAGTRPADQGSGSVQFIGTATVLIRYQGFTILTDPNFLHKGEKVHLGYGLTSTRLTNPAIDLDKLPPIDLVVLSHMHEDHFDRFVQTHLDKNIPIVTTKEASEALKKLGFTRGYGLSKWDAVEVEKGDARLRITAVPGRHGKDGMQALLPSVMGSVLDFGPHVGTPSYRMYVSGDTLIYDDLKNIPQRFPGVDLALLHLGGTRILSTFKVTMDGKDGVQLMQIIQPRHAIPIHYDDYDVFKSPLSDFAREVKAAGLDRQVSYLAHGETYTFKPNSR